From one Plasmodium knowlesi strain H genome assembly, chromosome: 11 genomic stretch:
- a CDS encoding pyridoxal kinase, putative has translation MNTNASRENIISIQSHVLDGFCGNNIASFVLRRRGHAPKIFNTVQYYSKYKHVGFEMKQEEMQTILGALKADLAAMESGNRGKGNHRSGVYFLTGYIKTKECVETVMSHIWELKNEYNEKRDKQMDGHLDAPLPIEGKMNGDATKWHNGNSCADDSFLGKLLSVDFLWICDPVMGDNGKLYVDKDVIFAYKKCIPFVDIMTPNQFELELLCDWKIKNENDVTTCILFLLNRGVKLIVVTSVQYPFDKDHLYSYVGYLNSQGELVTFKYKIIRFDFNACGSGDLFAALLLSFVIRHRGNVRLIVSKVLNIVHNVIKNSLSSGELNIIENQDIIACDGLCGNFIKAEPVCATHLTP, from the exons ATGAATACCAACGCGAGTAGGGAAAACATTATCTCCATTCAGTCCCATGTGCTCGATGGATTTTGCGGAAATAACATCGCTTCCTTCGTGTTAAGGAGGAGGGGGCACGCCCCCAAAATCTTCAACACGGTCCAGTACTACTCCAAGTACAAGCACGTGGGGTTTGAGATGAAGCAAGAGGAAATGCAAACCATTTTGGGCGCACTGAAGGCAGACCTGGCCGCCATGGAAAGTGGCAACCGCGGCAAGGGAAACCATAGAAGTGGCGTGTACTTCTTGACAGGTTATATAAAAACGAAGGAGTGCGTCGAAACAGTGATGAGCCACATCTGGGAgctgaaaaatgaatacaatgaaaaaagggacaagCAGATGGATGGTCATTTGGATGCACCCTTAccaatagaaggaaaaatgaacggCGATGCTACCAAATGGCATAACGGTAATTCCTGTGCAGATGATTCCTTCTTGGGAAAACTACTGAGTGTAGACTTCCTCTGGATTTGCGACCCAGTAATGGGAGACAACGGCAAGCTATACGTCGATAAGGATGTAATTTTTGCGTACAAAAAGTGCATTCCCTTTGTGGACATCATGACCCCCAATCAGTTCGAGTTAGAGTTACTATGTGActggaaaataaagaatgagAACGACGTAACTACAtgtattctttttctattaAACAGAGGAGTGAAATTAATTGTCGTAACCTCTGTGCAGTACCCCTTCGATAAGGACCACCTGTACTCATATGTTGGCTACCTAAACAGCCAAGGAGAGCTAGTCACCTTTAAGTATAAAATAATTAGGTTCGATTTTAATGCGTGTGGCTCAGGCGATTTGTTCGCGGCCCTGCTACTCTCCTTCGTCATTAGACACCGTGGAAATGTCCGGTTGATTGTTTCGAAGGTTTTGAACATCGTACAT AATGTGATAAAGAACAGTCTAAGCTCCGGGGAACTGAACATAATAG AGAACCAAGATATAATCGCCTGCGACGGACTTTGTGGCAACTTCATTAAGGCGGAACCCGTTTGTGCAACTCATCTCACACCCTAA